In the Sphingobium sp. Z007 genome, TCAGGCGGGCGGCACTGTTGTAGCCGACGCGCAGTTGGCGCTGGAGCCAGCTGGTCGAGGCTTTCTGATTTTCGAACACCAATTGGCACGCCTTGCGGAACAGCTGCGCGTCGGGGCTGTCGTCGCCCAGATCGACGCCGTCGAGCGCAAAGCTGCCCTCCTCCGGTTCTTCGGTGACGGCCTGGATATAGTCGGGCTGGCCCTGTGCGCGCCAATGGTCGGCGACGACGCGCACTTCATCGTCGGACACGAAGGGACCATGGACGCGGGTCAACCCCTTGCCGCCATGCATGTAGAGCATGTCGCCTTTGCCTAGTAATTGTTCGGCGCCCTGTTCGCCCAATATGGTGCGGCTGTCGATCTTCGACGTCACGAAGAAGCTGATCCGGGTCGGCAGGTTGGCCTTGATGACGCCGGTGATGACGTCGACCGACGGGCGTTGGGTCGCGAGGATCAGATGGATACCAGCCGCGCGTGCCTTTTGCGCCAGGCGCTGGATCAGGAACTCGACTTCCTTGCCCGCGGTCATCATGAGGTCAGCGAGTTCGTCCACCACCACCACGATCTGCGGCAGCGGCTGGAAATCGAGCTGTTCCTCCTCATAGATGGGCTTGCCATTTTCGGGATCGTAACCGGTCTGAACCCGGCGGCCGAGCGGCTTGCCCTTGGCCTTGGCGGCGCGGACCTTTTCATTATAATTGGCGAGGTTGCGGACGGAAATGGACGCCATCATGCGATAGCGATCCTCCATCTGTTCGACCGCCCATTTGAGCGCGCGGATCGCCTTGGCTGGCTCTGTGACGACAGGCGACAAGAGATGGGGGATGTCGTCATAGGTCGACAATTCCAGCATCTTGGGATCGATCATGATCAGGCGCAGCTGGTCCGGGGTCATGCGGTAGAGCAAAGACAGGATCATGGCGTTGAGGCCGACCGATTTGCCCGACCCGGTGGTGCCCGCGATCAGCAGGTGCGGCATGGGGGCGAGGTCGGCGATGATCGGTTCGCCGGAAATATTCTTTCCCAGGATGATCGGCAGGGTCGCTTCCTGCATGAATTGTTCGCTAGTGATGAGTTCGCGAAACGACACACCTTCGCGATGCGCATTGGGCAGTTCGATGCCGATCACGGTGCGGCCGGGAATCGTCGCCACGCGGGCGGAGAGCGCCGACATGTTGCGGGCGATGTCGTCCGCCAGCGCGATCACGCGGCTCGCCTTGATACCCGGCGCGGGTTCCAGTTCATACATGGTGACGACCGGGCCGGGGCGGACTTCGGTGATGTTGCCCTTCACATGGAAGTCGTCGAGTACCGATTCGAGAAGGCGGGCGTTGCGCTCCAGCGCGGCCTTGTCGATCTTGCCGCCCTGGTTGGCGGGCACGGGGTTGAGCAGGTCGGGCGAGGGCAGCGAGCTGTGCCCGAACAGGTCGTCCTGACTGACCGGGGCCATGGCGCGCTGCACCGGGGCGGGCTTGGGCGACTGAATGGTGATGGGTGGCTTGGGTTCGTGCGACACCTGCTTGCGCGGGGCGATGACCCGCTCGGCCAGTTCGTCGTCGCCATCGTCGTCGGCATCGGCCGCGTTGGCGTTACCGGCAAAGCCCAGTGTCGGGCGTGGCAGAGCGAGCTTGGGCAGCGAGGGGCGTCGCAGCGCGATGATCGGCTTTTCCAGCGCCAGGCTGCGATAGCAGGCGAACAGGCCGGTAATCAGGGCGATGACGATAAGGACGCCGGTGATCCAGGGCGCGGCGGCGGGCGCCTGCGCGCTGAGGCTGGCGATGCCCTTGGCGACGACCAGGCCGATTACGCCGCCCCAACCGGCAGGCAGGCCGACCAGCGGCGCGCTCTGAAACAAGGCGAGCGCGATGCCGATCAGGACGATGCCCAGCAGGCATTTGCCGAACTGCCCTTTCCATTCGCTCATATCCTGGTCGCCCCACAGGCGGCGAGCGGTGACGGCCATCAGCGGCAGGATCAGCGCGACCGGCACACCCAGCAGCCAGAGCAGGAAATCGGCGGTCCAAGCGCCAGGCGCCTGCATGATATTGGCGACATGATCGCCCGCGACGGTGTTCATCGACGGGTCGCTTGGCGCGTAGCTGAGCAGCGCCAGCGCCAGGAACAGGGTCGCCAGCATAAGCGTGATCGCGCCGATCAGCGCGCCGCTGCGCATAAGGCTGCGCTTCAACATTTCGCGCCATTCCGGCGTACGTTTCACGGTGCGGCCGACGGCCATAATCCTGCTTGTCCCCCAAATGTTCCGTTTCGGCACAATGAACCCGACGGCGAGTCCGCGTCAAGTATGCGTCCGATCGGCTCGTCCCGCGCGCACGATCAGAGCGCGGCGAGCGCCGCCAGCGTGTCGCCATCGACCCGCTGCACCGTCCATTCGTCCATCGCCTTAGCGCCTAGCAACCGGTAGAAGGCGATGGCGGGTTCGTTCCAGTCCAGAACCGACCATTCGAGCCGGGCGCAATCGCGCTCGATCGCCAGTGCGGCCAGGCGCGCGAGCAACGCCTTCCCCGCGCCCAGGCCGCGCGCATCCGGCAGGACGAACAGATCCTCCAGATAGATGCCCGGCCGCGCTTCGAAGGTCGAGAAATTGTGGAAGAAAAGAGCGAAGCCGACCGCCCGGCCTTGATGCTCCGCGATCAGCACCTCCGCCATGGGGCGCGGACCAAACAGATAGCGGGCGAGCGTGGCGCGATCCGCCTTCACCGCATGGGCGAGCCGCTCATAGTCGGCCAATGCCAGGATGAAATCGTGTATGGTGCCGATATCGTCGGCCTGCGCGTCGCGAATGATGATGCCCGTCATGCCGTTCCCGCTTCCACATGGGCAACCGCTGCCCCCTTGCTGCGCGCGGCGATAAGGCAGCCGGCGACGATGAGCAATGCGCCCGCGACGGTCGTAAGCGTCAGCCGCTCGCCAAAGGCCAGCCAGCCGACGATCGCCGCCCAGAAGAACGCGCTATATTCGACCGGGATCAGCCGCTGCGCTTCCGCCCGCGCATAGGCCCAGGACAGGGCGGCCAGCGAGGTGAACGCCAAGGTCGCCGCCAGCAGCACAAGGGGGGCGGCCGTGATGGGGGGCGCATGGGCAAGCCACGGCGCACCGAGCGAAAAGACGCCGAGCATGACGAGATGCTGGAAGAAGGCGACCTCGATTGGGGAAGCGACCTGCGCCTGTTGCCGCTGGATGATGAGGTTCCAGGCGAAGAGGATGGCGGACGCCAGCACGGCGCCAGCCCCCAATAGCGCGTCAGCGTCATAGACGCCCTGAAGCCGGCCCGACAGAATGACCGCTACCCCCACCAGCCCCAGCAGCGACGCCATGACAGCCTGTCGGCCGACGCTTTCCTTGAGCAGCAGCGCGGCCAGATAGAGGGCGATCAGCGGCGCGATGAAGGACAGCGCGATCGCTTCGGCCAGCGGCATCCGCATGAGCGCCCAAAAGAAGAGCGCGGCCATCAGCGCGACCACCGTTCCGCGCAGCAGATGGATGCGCAGCACCGCGCGCGACGGCCAGCGCTGGCGGGTGAGCAGCATCAGGACGAGGCCCAGAATGGTGCCGGTGACCGCGCGCCAGAACAGGGCGTTGTACAGGCCGATGGCCAGGCTAAGCCCCTTCATCGCCGCGTCCATCACCGAGAAGAGCGCGACGCCGGCGCAGCAGACGGCGAAGGGAATGGCGAAGCTGT is a window encoding:
- a CDS encoding DNA translocase FtsK 4TM domain-containing protein; the protein is MAVGRTVKRTPEWREMLKRSLMRSGALIGAITLMLATLFLALALLSYAPSDPSMNTVAGDHVANIMQAPGAWTADFLLWLLGVPVALILPLMAVTARRLWGDQDMSEWKGQFGKCLLGIVLIGIALALFQSAPLVGLPAGWGGVIGLVVAKGIASLSAQAPAAAPWITGVLIVIALITGLFACYRSLALEKPIIALRRPSLPKLALPRPTLGFAGNANAADADDDGDDELAERVIAPRKQVSHEPKPPITIQSPKPAPVQRAMAPVSQDDLFGHSSLPSPDLLNPVPANQGGKIDKAALERNARLLESVLDDFHVKGNITEVRPGPVVTMYELEPAPGIKASRVIALADDIARNMSALSARVATIPGRTVIGIELPNAHREGVSFRELITSEQFMQEATLPIILGKNISGEPIIADLAPMPHLLIAGTTGSGKSVGLNAMILSLLYRMTPDQLRLIMIDPKMLELSTYDDIPHLLSPVVTEPAKAIRALKWAVEQMEDRYRMMASISVRNLANYNEKVRAAKAKGKPLGRRVQTGYDPENGKPIYEEEQLDFQPLPQIVVVVDELADLMMTAGKEVEFLIQRLAQKARAAGIHLILATQRPSVDVITGVIKANLPTRISFFVTSKIDSRTILGEQGAEQLLGKGDMLYMHGGKGLTRVHGPFVSDDEVRVVADHWRAQGQPDYIQAVTEEPEEGSFALDGVDLGDDSPDAQLFRKACQLVFENQKASTSWLQRQLRVGYNSAARLIERMEEEGLVGAPNHVGRREVLRDENGNPL
- a CDS encoding GNAT family N-acetyltransferase codes for the protein MTGIIIRDAQADDIGTIHDFILALADYERLAHAVKADRATLARYLFGPRPMAEVLIAEHQGRAVGFALFFHNFSTFEARPGIYLEDLFVLPDARGLGAGKALLARLAALAIERDCARLEWSVLDWNEPAIAFYRLLGAKAMDEWTVQRVDGDTLAALAAL
- a CDS encoding DMT family transporter, yielding MRTAHSFAIPFAVCCAGVALFSVMDAAMKGLSLAIGLYNALFWRAVTGTILGLVLMLLTRQRWPSRAVLRIHLLRGTVVALMAALFFWALMRMPLAEAIALSFIAPLIALYLAALLLKESVGRQAVMASLLGLVGVAVILSGRLQGVYDADALLGAGAVLASAILFAWNLIIQRQQAQVASPIEVAFFQHLVMLGVFSLGAPWLAHAPPITAAPLVLLAATLAFTSLAALSWAYARAEAQRLIPVEYSAFFWAAIVGWLAFGERLTLTTVAGALLIVAGCLIAARSKGAAVAHVEAGTA